The genome window ACCGGTAAAACAAGTTTGATTCAGTTAGCCTTTCTGATAAAAGGTGCCGAAATATTTGTCTCAGTGGACACTGGTCCTATGCATCTTGCTGCTGCCCTGGGCATACCGGTTGTACTTATTTCACCCTCCAAATATGTTAAGCCCAATCGTTGGGGGCCTTATGGCGTAAAAAATAAAATTGTCTATGCCAAGAGGACGTGCCCGCTGCGTTGTTTCCCCTACAACTGTATTGAAAAATACTGTGTGGACGCTATTCAGATAGAGCAAGTGGCTAATGCCATTGAACAAATAAACAGGGAAAAGGCAGTAAGTATCCTGGAGTATAAAAAACAATGGCTTAAAGTATCGTTAAATATCCTGATTCTGAGCGACAAATTTATAAATGACAAAATTTTGAAGGGGTTTAATGTTTATTATGAAAACGATATTAAAGGAGCAATTTTAAAGTTTATAGTAAATAACGATATTAACCTGATTATTAAAAATAAAATAAGTTTATGGGATAAAATTATTTGCAGGATTGCCTCGTTGTATATTTATTATCCACCGGTAGTTAAAACCGTATTAACTGAAAATATTATAGATTAACCGTGGTTTTTGTCTGGTAAAATACCGATTAACAGTTCCTCTGTTTCCCTGGCGCAATTTTCATAAGAAAAATTTTTGATATTTTCATATCCGGCTTTTATCATTTTTTGCTGCAATGATTTGTCGGTAAGCAGCTTGCCAAGGGCATCTGCCATTTCATCTGTGTTTTTTGGGTCAACATAGAGTGCTGCCGAACCGCCAACTTCAGGCATGGAAGTGATGGAAGAGGTGATAACCGGTATGCCCGCTGCCATGGCTTCAAGTATGGGTAAGCCAAAGCCTTCGTAATTAGTTGCAAAGAACAGACAGACAGCATGCTGATAGAGTTCGACAAGTGCAGTTTTAGGTAAATTTTTCAGAAGTATAATATCTGTGTCGTTTTTTATCATTGTTTTGATGTCCTCTGGTACCGGAGGGTTGGTTTTGGTAATTATTACAAACTGATATTCTTTGTCTCTGTTGCAGTTCTGAAAAGCGCTTATCATATTCAAAACATTTTTTCTGGTTTCAAATGGCGCTACGGTAAGTACATAGGGTTTGGTTAAATGATACTGTTTTGTTATAGTACCCGAAGCCTGTTTCCCTTGGAAAGCTTTATCCCAGCCATTATAAATTACTTGAATTTTTTGAGGATCGATTTTCAGAAAACTGACGATATCTTTTTTTGTGTATTCACTGACAGCTACAAGTGCCCGAGCCTTATCTAGCTGTTTATGTACCTTATGAGTCATCCATTTAATATCCAGAATATAGTTAAGTTTTTTAAGACCTGTGGAATTCGCTATTTCCTGCAGACGCAGAGGAAAGTACATGATATCGTGGACAGTGACTACGTAAGGGAAATTGATGGTGAAAACATTATATTGGCCGGGGAAAAATAAAAGATTAACTCTATTTTTGAGAAGAAATTTTTTGAAATGATTTTTCAGGTCCCAGAATAATAAGGTAGGTTTATAGATTATTTTTTCATATTCATTAAGCACCGGATAATCAGGTATGGTTTTTTTGTCCCTGAAGAGCAGAAAAAAACGGTCTTTTTGCTTTATATCAATTAGAATGTTGAGCAGATAACTGCCAATACCACGTGTTAAAGAGTCATCCTGAAGGGACCTGCAATCAATAGCAATCTTTGTCATATAAAGTACACCTTAATTCTATTTTCTGTTAGAATAAAATATTATGCAAGTTTTATTGTTTTTACCGGTCGGTATTTATATATGTCTGTAATTTTATCTATTTGTATTCCCACTTATAAAATGGCTCAATATCTGGACTATGCGCTGAAAAGTATAGCCGAACAAGTCACAAAAGAGCAGTTAAAGCAACTGGAAATTTGTATTAGTGATAATGCCTCACCGGATAATACCACGGAAATTGTGAAAAAATGGCAAAAAGATAGTGTCGTGAGTATAAAATATTTTTGTCATCAGGAAAATAAAGGAATGGATGAGAATTTATTGCAGGTTGTGAAAATGGCTGCTGGAAAATATTGCTGGTTCCTGGGCAGTGATGACGCGCTAATGCCCGATGCAATTGCCAGGATTATTCGAGAGATCGGGAGTGCTGATGATCCGGATATAATTTTTTGTAATCGTATTGAATGTGATATGGGAATGAACCCAAAAGTAAACAAACCATGGTTAAAACAGCCAAAAAAGGATTGCCTGTTTAATCTAGCCTATGATAAAAGTTTTATAGGATATTCCAAATCGGTGTCTTCACTCGGTGGTCTATTCAGTTACCTCAGTTCGCTGGTTTTTAAACGTAGCAGATGGCTGGATGTAAAGGGTTATGAATCTTATATAGGGCATCATTATTTGCATATTTTTATGCTTTTTAAATTTCTGGAAAAAGGCTGCAAAGTTAAATATGTTTATGATCCGCTGGTATATTGCCGAATTAACGATGTTTATGAAAAATTATTCGGACATACAAAGCGATTAATTCATGATTTAAACGCATACAGCTTGCTGGCCGAAATGACTATAAAAGAGAAACCTGACGTGCTTCGGGCTTTTAATAAATTGATGTATAGAGAGCATTCTTATCGCAATGTCTGGTCATATAGCGCTTGCGAGCCTGAGAGAAAACAATGGGAGGAAGTGATTCCTTATTTACGTAAATTCAACTATCCGGAGTGGGTTATATATATATCTACAATACGCTGGCTGAGCAAAATTCTCTATCGGGTATAAATTCCAGCAATGAAATCATTGGATAAAATAATTATTTCCATTTATAATATATGAAATTTTTTAATTAACTTACAAGTAGCAGCAAAAATGAAATAGGAGGGTTAGATTAATGAATACTTTGGAAAAGAAAATGGTTGATATTCTAAAGGGGTTAAAAGAAAATCATCATGTTATCGGGATTAAAGCAGAGTTTGAAGCCGAGGGAACAAGGCTTGAAGAAGCGTTGAGATTAAAAGATGTTGTTTCCAAAGCCGGGTTGGACCTCACTATAAAAATAGGTGGCTGCGAAGCGCTTAAGGATATGTATGACGCGCGTTCTATAGGTGTTACACATATTGTGGCCCCAATGATTGAATCCGCCTATGCTTTAAAAAAGTATTTAGGTTGTGTCAAGCTGGCTTTTCCTGAAGATGAAAGAAAAGATACCAAATTTTTGATTAATCTGGAAACAATCCAGGGCTACAAAAACATTGACGAAATCCTGGCCTTAAAAGAAATAAAATCCCTGTCAGGAATAGTTCTGGGAAGAGTAGACCTTACAGGTTCTCTGGGATTAACCAGAGAAGATGTAAATTCCGATTTAATATTTAATATAGCCAAAGATTTGTTCAATAAAGCTAAAAAACTGAAAATGGAAACTGTAATCGGTGGAGGAGTTTCTAAAGAAACAGTACCCTTTATTAATAAGCTACCTAAAGGTTCGGTTAATAGATATGAAACCAGAAAAGTTATCTTCAAATGTCCCGAAGCTCTTTCCGGTTCTTATGACAAAGGCATTCTGAAAGCTGTGGGTTTTGAGTTAATGTGGCTTAAAAATAAACGTAACTTTTATGGTATGATTTTTGAGGAAGATACCCATCGTATTGTAATGCTGGAAAAGCGCTACAAAAAGTTGATAAAAGACGCGGGCGGCGCTTACGAATAACTTATACCAAGTTGCCATCAGTCAACTTTATTGACTGCGTTCTCGGCATGCTCATTTTATGATTGTATTTTGGTATTAATTGTTAAATAGACTGCGTTTAATCAGTTCGAGTTTATTGACCAGTTCTTGATTAATCACGAATTGCCGAGAAATAACATGGCCGATTTTTTTAAGGCCGATGAAGGTTACTTTGTTGCCCAGTGTTTTCTTATCTTTTTGTAATAAAACAGCTACTCCCTGCATAGAGATTTCTTTCATTGTGGCCAAAGCAGATGGTTCGATTAAGGCATAGGAATATTTTTTTATTTCTTCATTATCAGCTTTATTGAAAAGCCCCTCCTGATAAAAAATTTCATTGATGATAAGCAGCCCTATATTGATTGCCGAACCATGAGGTATCTTATAATCGGACAGGATTTCCAACGCGTGTCCCAGGGTATGACCGTAATTCAGGCTGCGGCGAAGATTCAGTTCAAATTCATCATGTTCAATAACGACTTTTTTTACGCTTAATGCAGCCTGAATGAGGGGTTTAAAGTTATTAATCTTTACAACCTTGCCTTTTTTGACGCATTTTGAGTAAATATCCAGGACATCCCTGCCACCTGTTATGCAGAGCTTTAAAATTTCACCCAGGCCGGAATTTACTTCCCGCACAGCTAATGTTTTCAGAAAGTTAGGATTGATGATAACTTCAGCCGGCGCTGAAAAAAGAGCCAGCTGATTTTTTGCATTATTATGGTTAATTCCTGCTTTGCCGCCAATACAGCTGTCACACATAGCCAGTAAAGTTGTCGGGAAATAAGTCCAGGATATGCCTCTTTTATAGCAGGCCCCGACAAAAGCACCGACATCCTGAGTTATACCTCCGCCCACAACGACGAGTTTTTCATTTTTGGTGAAGGAGTTTTTTTGCAGAAAATCGACTACTTTAATGACATTTTCTATGGATTTGAATTCTTCCGTTGCTTCTGCCCTATATGTTCTGGATTTTAGAAAATCAACTTTTTTTGTTTTTAAATACAAGCCCAGAACGTAATTGTCCACCAGCAGTAAGTTCTTATTGTTAGTTTGTAGTAATTGCTTTACAGGAAGAAAAGCGTCAGTCTCTGAATCCCAATGTACTTTATAAGGTCTGGGGACTGATGTAACTTGAAAGTCCGAGGACAGGATATCAACTTTAAAGTTTTTATTTTCAATGCGAAAAGAAGCAGACTTGCTCATTTTTGAAAACCTCCGATGGAGTAACCACCATCAATAATTATATTTTGCCCGGTGATATAGCTGTTTTGCGAAGAGCATAAAAAATAAGCCAACTCTGCAATCTCATTGGTATCAGCTAGCCGCCCCAATGCAATTTTTTCTTCAAAGTCTTTAATAGTTTCAGGAGTATTATTTTGAACTGTCATTTTTGTTGCTACAAAGCCCGGCGAAAGTGCATTAACCTTTATATTATAGGCACCCAGTTCCAGAGCTAATGTTTTAACAAGACCGATTAAAGCGTGCTTGGACATTGAATAGGATGTACGGCCTTTACGTGACAAAAAGCCGTAAATAGAGGATATTCCCAGAATATGTCCTTCTTTTTCGACTTTTAAAGGTTTCAATAAATATTGCAAAACCTGATAAAAAGACAGGGTATTGATGGCCAGAGTTTTATCCAGTTCTTCATAACTGATTTCCTCAAAGGATTTGGGTCGGTTATAGCCTGCACATTGTATTATTACATTTGCTTTAATTTTATGTTTGGTAAAATATTTGTCGATAGATTTGCGGTCGGCAAGGTCCATTTCTTTTCTGGTCGGAGCTATGACCTGATATTTTTCTTGTTTAAATTTTTTAACAATCGCGCTGCCGATATCACCATTACCACCTAATATAAAGAGAGTTTTCATTTGAGCTCCTTTCATTGCTCGGGCCAGAGTGGCACCAGCATATTATCAGCGAATTCCTGGCGGTCCAGAAACGGCCACATGTCCTCAAGTGGCTTGGATACCATTCTTCCATCAGGTTTTTTTTCCGAAGAAAGTTTGGGCATAAATTTATAGTCGGTACTAAGCTTAACCTCGCAAAGTACAGGCCCTTTTTTGTCTAGTACTTGCTTTATTTTCCCCCGGATATTTTTATGTTTGTCCAGACAAGCATAAGTCAAATCAAAAGCAGCCGCGATTTTTTGAAACGAGGGGAAACTGACCCCGGAGCCGCAATCACAGGCTATACGTCTTCCCTCAAAAAAATTATCCTGAGTTTGTTTGATGGAAATATAGCCTTCATTATTCAGATAAAAAAGTTTGATGGGTAAATTATTTTGTTTTACAGTCTGTAATTCCTGCAAATTCATTTGCAGGCTGCCGTCTCCTGCCAGACAAATAACATTTTTGTCACTGGCAACCGCTGCCCCAATTGCGGCGGGTAAGTCGTATCCCATGGATGCACAACCTGAATTCCAGAAGACCCGCTGACCTTTTTTTATGATTCCAGCCTGGAATTCGGCCACACAAGCCGTACCGTTCCCAGCTACCAGAATATCATTTTCTTTCATTTGTTCATTTAATTGCTGAATAAAATAATAAGGATTTATCAGGTCCTGCTGCTTTTCGTATTCCGGAAGCACTACCGGATATTTAATTTTTCTTTGAACGCACCATTCCAGCCAGGTTTTATAAGAAGGGAGTTTTACTTTATAAAGTTGTTTATCCAACATTTGTAAAAATTGTTTAGCATCACTTCTAACGGCAATATCAGGAAGTACAGTCGATTTTTGCAGTTCGGCTGCATCAATATCCACAATTACTTTTTTAGCGTGTCTGGCATATGTTTGCCAGTTGTAGCCTATTTGACGGATATTATTCCTGGAACCTATAGAAATGAGCAGGTCAGCGTTTTGCAGGGCAAAATTTCCGGCCCTGTCACCGACAGTTCCCACGCGCCCTATAAATAATTCGTGGTCAGAAGGAATAATATCAACATTATTGAAGGTTGTCAGAACCGGAATCTGCAGTTTCTTAATTAATTGTAAAAAAAGTGACTGAGCGTCAGAGACACGAATACCTCTTCCTGCCAAAACAACAGGGCGCTGGGAGGTTTTAAGTAAACTTATAATTTTGTTTAATTTACCAGTTAGTTCAGTACTGTCAAAGATTAGCTCATCCTCAGTTCCTTTGTACACCTTTAATTTTTTTTCATCGATCATGGCGCTTTGCACATTAAGCGGGATGTCCAGCCAAACTGGCCCTGGTCGGCCATTAG of Candidatus Margulisiibacteriota bacterium contains these proteins:
- a CDS encoding aldolase/citrate lyase family protein, with translation MNTLEKKMVDILKGLKENHHVIGIKAEFEAEGTRLEEALRLKDVVSKAGLDLTIKIGGCEALKDMYDARSIGVTHIVAPMIESAYALKKYLGCVKLAFPEDERKDTKFLINLETIQGYKNIDEILALKEIKSLSGIVLGRVDLTGSLGLTREDVNSDLIFNIAKDLFNKAKKLKMETVIGGGVSKETVPFINKLPKGSVNRYETRKVIFKCPEALSGSYDKGILKAVGFELMWLKNKRNFYGMIFEEDTHRIVMLEKRYKKLIKDAGGAYE
- a CDS encoding glycosyltransferase family 2 protein is translated as MSVILSICIPTYKMAQYLDYALKSIAEQVTKEQLKQLEICISDNASPDNTTEIVKKWQKDSVVSIKYFCHQENKGMDENLLQVVKMAAGKYCWFLGSDDALMPDAIARIIREIGSADDPDIIFCNRIECDMGMNPKVNKPWLKQPKKDCLFNLAYDKSFIGYSKSVSSLGGLFSYLSSLVFKRSRWLDVKGYESYIGHHYLHIFMLFKFLEKGCKVKYVYDPLVYCRINDVYEKLFGHTKRLIHDLNAYSLLAEMTIKEKPDVLRAFNKLMYREHSYRNVWSYSACEPERKQWEEVIPYLRKFNYPEWVIYISTIRWLSKILYRV
- a CDS encoding glycosyltransferase family 1 protein, with translation MTKIAIDCRSLQDDSLTRGIGSYLLNILIDIKQKDRFFLLFRDKKTIPDYPVLNEYEKIIYKPTLLFWDLKNHFKKFLLKNRVNLLFFPGQYNVFTINFPYVVTVHDIMYFPLRLQEIANSTGLKKLNYILDIKWMTHKVHKQLDKARALVAVSEYTKKDIVSFLKIDPQKIQVIYNGWDKAFQGKQASGTITKQYHLTKPYVLTVAPFETRKNVLNMISAFQNCNRDKEYQFVIITKTNPPVPEDIKTMIKNDTDIILLKNLPKTALVELYQHAVCLFFATNYEGFGLPILEAMAAGIPVITSSITSMPEVGGSAALYVDPKNTDEMADALGKLLTDKSLQQKMIKAGYENIKNFSYENCARETEELLIGILPDKNHG
- a CDS encoding 3-dehydroquinate synthase, with protein sequence MSKSASFRIENKNFKVDILSSDFQVTSVPRPYKVHWDSETDAFLPVKQLLQTNNKNLLLVDNYVLGLYLKTKKVDFLKSRTYRAEATEEFKSIENVIKVVDFLQKNSFTKNEKLVVVGGGITQDVGAFVGACYKRGISWTYFPTTLLAMCDSCIGGKAGINHNNAKNQLALFSAPAEVIINPNFLKTLAVREVNSGLGEILKLCITGGRDVLDIYSKCVKKGKVVKINNFKPLIQAALSVKKVVIEHDEFELNLRRSLNYGHTLGHALEILSDYKIPHGSAINIGLLIINEIFYQEGLFNKADNEEIKKYSYALIEPSALATMKEISMQGVAVLLQKDKKTLGNKVTFIGLKKIGHVISRQFVINQELVNKLELIKRSLFNN
- a CDS encoding thiamine pyrophosphate-binding protein, yielding MTIKLSDYIVKRLEEYKVRHIFMISGGGAMHLNDSIGKSKSIKYICNHHEQGCAIAAEGYSRIFGDLGVVCVTTGPGGTNALTGVIGQWLDSVPVLYLSGQVKFETTIASCPNIPLRQLGDQEINIVDMVKPVTKYAVMVTDPQDIKYCLEKAIYLATNGRPGPVWLDIPLNVQSAMIDEKKLKVYKGTEDELIFDSTELTGKLNKIISLLKTSQRPVVLAGRGIRVSDAQSLFLQLIKKLQIPVLTTFNNVDIIPSDHELFIGRVGTVGDRAGNFALQNADLLISIGSRNNIRQIGYNWQTYARHAKKVIVDIDAAELQKSTVLPDIAVRSDAKQFLQMLDKQLYKVKLPSYKTWLEWCVQRKIKYPVVLPEYEKQQDLINPYYFIQQLNEQMKENDILVAGNGTACVAEFQAGIIKKGQRVFWNSGCASMGYDLPAAIGAAVASDKNVICLAGDGSLQMNLQELQTVKQNNLPIKLFYLNNEGYISIKQTQDNFFEGRRIACDCGSGVSFPSFQKIAAAFDLTYACLDKHKNIRGKIKQVLDKKGPVLCEVKLSTDYKFMPKLSSEKKPDGRMVSKPLEDMWPFLDRQEFADNMLVPLWPEQ
- a CDS encoding SDR family NAD(P)-dependent oxidoreductase, which encodes MKTLFILGGNGDIGSAIVKKFKQEKYQVIAPTRKEMDLADRKSIDKYFTKHKIKANVIIQCAGYNRPKSFEEISYEELDKTLAINTLSFYQVLQYLLKPLKVEKEGHILGISSIYGFLSRKGRTSYSMSKHALIGLVKTLALELGAYNIKVNALSPGFVATKMTVQNNTPETIKDFEEKIALGRLADTNEIAELAYFLCSSQNSYITGQNIIIDGGYSIGGFQK